In one window of Candidatus Binataceae bacterium DNA:
- a CDS encoding nuclear transport factor 2 family protein, whose translation MAKKTLTDAFGGKITTLEEQRAIWLDALHEDAIWEGPTFEIPVTMIGREAVSRFMEFLLSVVPRFSTKPVAVYPTADPDTIILEASGGGETVDGGRYSQRYFTMVTTRNGQAFRMREYVNPFQTYKSFGKERWERVIAEIAAKHNRSWPPSQAPDPIVLPPLK comes from the coding sequence ATGGCCAAGAAGACGCTCACAGATGCCTTCGGCGGCAAGATCACCACCCTGGAAGAACAGCGCGCGATTTGGCTCGATGCCCTGCACGAAGACGCCATCTGGGAGGGCCCGACGTTTGAGATCCCGGTGACGATGATCGGGCGGGAAGCGGTGAGCCGGTTTATGGAATTCCTGTTGAGCGTGGTCCCGCGCTTCAGCACGAAACCGGTAGCGGTTTATCCCACCGCCGATCCGGATACGATCATTCTGGAGGCGTCGGGCGGCGGCGAGACCGTTGACGGAGGCCGCTATTCACAGCGCTATTTCACGATGGTCACCACCAGAAATGGTCAGGCTTTCCGAATGCGCGAATACGTCAACCCCTTCCAGACCTACAAAAGCTTCGGGAAAGAACGGTGGGAGCGGGTAATCGCTGAGATCGCGGCCAAACACAACAGATCCTGGCCCCCATCCCAGGCACCGGACCCGATCGTGCTGCCGCCATTGAAGTAA
- a CDS encoding alginate export family protein, with product MPPGPPPNPVRPVLTPVNQADEDFSFLANPAYRTDPWDPLKYQPLNQNGDYYLTYWLENRSEYEWFQNEIWGKGPQTISGYWLQRVIPAVGVTLGSHFRIYSAFQYAKEMGNNAGPRPHIDEDQGDFHEAFVDVSTGLDDVRSITVRLGQQELVYGTGRLVDNNEGVNVKSSFYGARLIAKTETLRLEVFGVKPTNENTGTFDDGPSLQQTFWGAYGTVPLPLVDRTGEADLYYLGIDTTRAYYESGSGREIRNSLGTRLFNHQPGAPFSPGLDYNWELVYQVGSFGSNAISAWTVASETGFTFPAHFLPRLALRADVASGAQNSKGGTLNTFNPLFPRGAYFGPKLTMFGPYNLFDVHPVLMLTLLQNLTCDFDWGWFWRESLNDGVYAIGGALLRPSGGSRARYIGNQANFELDWALDAHTTIALNLAGFITGGFLEDTGPAGNVAFSNVGITYMF from the coding sequence ATGCCCCCCGGACCACCGCCCAATCCCGTCCGACCCGTGCTGACGCCCGTTAATCAGGCTGACGAAGACTTTTCCTTTCTCGCTAATCCTGCATACCGCACGGATCCGTGGGATCCACTAAAGTACCAGCCGCTAAATCAAAACGGGGATTACTATCTAACTTACTGGTTGGAAAACCGTTCCGAATATGAATGGTTCCAGAATGAAATATGGGGTAAAGGCCCTCAAACCATCAGTGGTTATTGGCTTCAACGTGTCATTCCTGCGGTGGGCGTAACTCTCGGGTCTCATTTCCGTATATATAGTGCTTTTCAATACGCGAAAGAGATGGGCAACAATGCGGGCCCCCGTCCCCATATCGACGAGGACCAAGGCGACTTCCATGAGGCATTCGTTGACGTCAGCACTGGACTCGACGACGTGCGATCAATCACCGTGCGGCTCGGCCAACAAGAATTGGTATATGGCACTGGTAGACTCGTGGACAACAACGAGGGCGTTAACGTGAAGTCCAGCTTCTACGGCGCCCGGCTCATCGCGAAAACGGAGACACTTCGGTTGGAGGTGTTCGGCGTCAAACCAACTAACGAGAACACCGGAACTTTCGACGATGGTCCGAGTCTCCAGCAGACATTCTGGGGCGCATACGGGACCGTCCCGCTACCTCTGGTCGATCGGACTGGAGAAGCCGATCTCTACTATCTCGGAATTGATACAACGCGCGCCTACTATGAGTCGGGCAGTGGCCGTGAAATTCGCAATAGCTTGGGAACTCGATTGTTCAATCACCAACCTGGCGCGCCCTTTAGTCCTGGCTTGGACTACAACTGGGAGCTTGTATACCAAGTGGGATCGTTCGGGAGTAACGCTATCAGCGCATGGACCGTGGCCAGCGAAACGGGCTTCACCTTTCCGGCGCACTTTCTGCCCAGGCTTGCCCTGCGTGCTGATGTTGCCAGTGGGGCACAAAATTCCAAGGGCGGGACCCTCAACACCTTCAATCCTCTATTCCCCCGGGGCGCCTACTTTGGACCGAAGCTGACTATGTTCGGGCCTTACAACCTCTTCGATGTGCATCCAGTCCTCATGCTGACTCTCCTTCAGAACTTAACTTGCGACTTCGACTGGGGATGGTTTTGGCGAGAGAGTCTCAATGACGGTGTCTACGCTATCGGGGGCGCTCTCCTGCGGCCCAGCGGCGGCAGTAGGGCAAGGTACATCGGCAATCAAGCAAATTTTGAACTGGACTGGGCGCTCGATGCGCATACGACTATCGCTCTCAACCTGGCAGGCTTTATCACTGGAGGCTTTCTCGAGGACACAGGTCCAGCGGGCAACGTGGCATTTTCCAACGTCGGCATCACTTACATGTTCTGA